Below is a window of Spelaeicoccus albus DNA.
CGAACGACTCGAGGCGGTACAAGTCAGCAATGCGCGCCGGCAGGGTTGGTCGTGGCAGGCCATCGCCGACTCGCTCGAGGTGTCCAAGCAAGCAGTGCACAAGAAATACAACAGGAAGGCGCGGTAACAGCAATGTTCGAACGATTCACGAAACCCGCCAGAGCGGCCGTCGTCCAGGCCCAGCAACGTGCACGCGACATGCAAGCACGCCAAATTCGCCCCGAACACGTATTGTTCGCAGTCATCGACACCGCAACCGGCCGGGTGGCCCGAGTGCTCACGGAAGCGGGAATCACTGTCGACGACATTGTGTCCGGCGGCCCGGAACCCGGTGGACCGCTCGGTGCCGACGATGCCGATGCGTTGAAGGCGATCGGCATCGACTTGGC
It encodes the following:
- a CDS encoding helix-turn-helix domain-containing protein; translation: MTDTKTLADSAANSDPAIGLRAVLALRRLHERLEAVQVSNARRQGWSWQAIADSLEVSKQAVHKKYNRKAR